Proteins co-encoded in one Christiangramia fulva genomic window:
- a CDS encoding T9SS type A sorting domain-containing protein, with product MGKNLLLFPFLALILLPLTIWGQACPTSVSISSSEGNTICENTSVTFTANASGGTKLHYQWQINDSDTGTDSNQYNTSSLINGDKVKVIITSEDDSSCSISSNPYTMTVNASRTPTVSISSSPNTKCVDQNITFTASNTSGGSNPTYTWYVNSNSSPAQNSASNTFSLSTLPAGSNTIKVVLTSSLKCVTSATAEKTITVTVKDNASITPSGYKDKEVCINKALDPIIYTIGGSGTGATVTGLPSGVSGNYNSGSFTISGTPTQTGVFNYSVTTTGPCGQNSESGTITVNKNATINLNSGNSTQEVCQDEAIDDIIYDIGETGTDAMVTGLPSGISGSISGGLFTISGSSSQVGTHNFTIHATGTCGDSSSLNGLITINQNLTPSVSISSSETDNEICEGTTVTFTATPTNGGNSPSYQWKIDDANAGTNSATFSTNSLTNGQNVSVEMTSSETCVTQATVTSNSISTTVNDNLTPEVTIEASDSDICAGNSITFTATPINGGSSPSYQWKVNGSNAGSNSSTFTTDALTDGQSISVIMTSNETCLATPTATSNVITVNVNPNLTPSVSISSDDNNNIICSGSSITFTASATNGGASPSYQWQVNDSNVGTNRNTFTTNSLTTGQKVKVIMTSNADCLATPTAESNEISIQVDSDITGITPAFDNSDPSYNPTAVCPVVSGLIYKVQPVTGATSYSWIFPSGWNITSGDGTNMVTVTATSNAQPGTVKVTAHNECGDSSQFVSESISTGTVVYVNAGPDQTVCKGTTSIQLAGEIGGVITKSKDWSWSASVSGGTFSNGGGNLTGTYTLPSSISNSGGTITIKITSIDPAGSCGPKEDQMVITVLKDATISDPSNKNQTVCINNAIAAINFNIANAGTGASVTGLPTGVTGSFSSGVFTISGTPTQAGTFNYKVNTTGSCSSQQTSQTGTITVNPNQTINDPANKNQEICINTAISEISFTTNTSVTNVSVAGLPAGLNGNFSAGNFKIIGTPTEAGIFNYTVTTTGNCVNTTQTGTITVNPDPTINSPSNKDQEICINTALGAIAFTITSPGTGASATGLPAGISGNFSNGIFTLSGKPTESGTFDYTVTTAGSCVQATQTGQLIIKPDPTASISYTGEFCSSQAGSVNVELNGTGEYQGGNFYSSPAGLVLNATTGEIIPGSSDPGTYTVNYDTPEGCETATATTTVVINASPSVEISYGSPFCNSDNSLKAVSFTNGVGNYEGGTFSSTPGGLDLDTDSGEINPANSSLGTYTVKYTVSSGSCETFVTTTEVQITQLPQVEISYSPNTFCNSDNNDYSVIYSGTKGAYEGGTFTSTDGLAIDANGNINPSNSSVGSHTITYTVTSSNGCSEVIATTEIEIFEQVKITTQPENYGICSSEPADFEVIASGDNLKYQWYKNDGSGNFIQLNGETNPKLHFNNATSTDAGEYHVVVSSSNGICGAITSDPVTLNVDENIIITKPVEDKTICEEDFDTLSFEYEAHANGAALTFTWIKDGNPISQTSGKYTMTETGPTGTDGVYSGTLTIENITTDDSGVYAVAIDGPDYFTCPEATSKTFTFRVNARPSAPATTDLEYCLNSSAAALTATAEDGNSLLWYNKDADGNLVYLGTDITPETGEPGVTSYWVTQKNPNSCESDPAELKVTVLDKPDPVSTQTITYDFCHNEEVVDALSITPANGATINWYDAATGGNSISAPVPPTNQVKLISYWISQTFENGCESDRTKVEVNINELPNIQISVVSGSDSEICLGNSTSLQATGATSYSWKLDGIEIGTTSEITVTPNVSGEIVYQVTGTNDKGCTNTSEFTITVDPKPEGGTLEGPPSVCENNTGGSITLSGHEGTIDRWEYMDSTTSAWTALPNSAGLTTYDFSSLNLTKATTFRAVLTRGVCEEAYSAEHTVGVDPVPVGGELNFANGERVFMICENPAPGYAIDLNLTGSEGDIVAWEYHGSSTTTWNTIPNFTEPTLTGSDIETLNLSESTVFRVEIESGACTPNAYSKTAIISIIPSDIKPSPVTVNPEKVCFGEQVTLTSETGYGNSFGEFDGGNFDNSSIANFGWRVRRDGSTKDLNFDSSADNIRPDLWLRTVPHDFITANISTNSAGLTRWDSSVDNDGNKGFAIISGNNQATLETPVFGITDMDQAILTFDQAYNLTSGASIAVEISTNGGGNYTSLYTRTGPLKSGNEDKFGDGTPDTRPENKIEIDLGDYVGYTNLRIRFHFKGVRDGDVWALDEITIPDGPQDVTMEWNDYTDPDNPVYIGNSNTEMYTPTQIGWNTFEIRTKIILDSNGNTCTDVENFETISVYVYDSYTTTAAAVVGSCGDATVNLTGTLTGANQEGNLTSFPEDDASTLAWNVISGPAGYTFSPDNFQNSDTSLAAVNDPNATFLPPIDGTYTLRWEVTKDPESPDTCPVTYTDVTFDFVDCTTLDFDGVDDYVDLGTNYTGSSYSIEAWIRPEASTGTIIAGPGFEIKMNDLPSSIQTNGRWYHIAYTSSGTLYIDGISQSSNSISGVGETKTLIGARWNASTKEPENYYSGWIEEVRIWKTDLTQDQIRFMMNQHLQNAANMGVEIPMPVPGGLTYSDLAGYYRLISSNPDPLPGSPITFDAALMPQNGQTPDLATNSIPGILHNMETDQQNTAPLPYLSANDGKWTEINTWLRPDVWDIPNAKGIDNSTFIDWNIVRTFNNISSDAKNITVLGLKEETPGTVLTVANPGSAMDETNSGQFIRVTHYLLLNGNMDLVGESQLLQDEGSILDESSGGWLERDQQGRMSSFNYNYWSSPVSAQGASNNADYAVGEVLLDGTNSANPKGIDFKDGYYVADGPVTSPNITISNEWIWNFIGGTADTYGDWTYLGSDGSTPTGSGYSMKGTDGTVEIDTPQNYVFKGKPHNGDITLSIGKGQNYLIGNPYPSAIDAKQFIKDNLENVAGGQSDWNAFNGVVYFWDHFANKTHILEEYIGGYATFTLAGGTEAISVDERINANNQTGGKEPMQYIPVAQGFFINSTQDDAMTDAGITIDGGSFTFKNSQRIYATEKGDPSVFLSPEKSSKSKSNVETDSRPKIRLKYNSPSGYHRQILVTEDPLTSNNFDLGYDAPLIEDNLEDMYWLIKDYPYVIQAVGNFDQEQVLPLAIKLKEKGEFSIQIDSTENWPVKKPVYLKDKTLDTIHNIRKQAYVGTAEGGEIKDRFEIVFFKPELDNPEDLPVVDGLFDISYSTFKNQVKINNPDLLEISRVMIFDMAGKIIQQFEDIPTEMETVREMRPVRSGVYIVKVFSENAITNKKIIVK from the coding sequence ATGGGGAAAAATTTACTACTATTTCCTTTTCTGGCTTTAATACTTCTTCCATTAACAATTTGGGGGCAGGCATGTCCTACTTCTGTTTCTATCTCTTCTAGTGAAGGAAACACAATTTGCGAAAATACTTCAGTAACTTTTACTGCTAATGCTTCCGGAGGCACTAAACTCCATTATCAATGGCAGATTAATGATAGTGATACCGGAACAGATAGTAACCAGTACAATACTTCATCCCTAATTAATGGAGATAAAGTTAAAGTAATTATCACGTCAGAGGATGATTCAAGTTGTTCTATATCGAGCAACCCTTATACTATGACGGTAAATGCGAGCCGTACGCCAACCGTAAGTATTTCTTCTTCACCGAATACAAAATGTGTTGATCAAAATATAACATTTACAGCTTCCAATACCAGTGGCGGGTCCAATCCTACTTACACCTGGTATGTAAATTCAAATAGTTCACCTGCTCAAAACTCTGCTTCGAATACCTTTTCATTATCGACATTGCCTGCCGGCTCTAATACTATAAAAGTTGTCTTGACAAGTAGCCTTAAATGTGTCACTTCGGCCACCGCTGAAAAAACCATCACCGTTACAGTGAAAGACAACGCCAGTATTACTCCTTCTGGTTATAAAGACAAAGAGGTATGTATTAACAAAGCTTTAGATCCTATTATTTATACAATTGGCGGGAGCGGAACTGGGGCAACGGTAACCGGTCTTCCCTCAGGAGTATCTGGTAATTATAACAGTGGCAGTTTCACCATAAGTGGTACACCTACACAGACTGGTGTTTTTAATTATTCCGTCACTACGACAGGGCCATGCGGACAAAATTCAGAATCTGGTACTATTACTGTAAATAAAAATGCTACCATTAACCTTAATTCTGGTAATAGCACTCAGGAAGTTTGCCAGGATGAAGCTATTGATGATATTATTTATGACATAGGAGAAACCGGAACTGATGCCATGGTAACCGGACTGCCATCCGGAATATCAGGAAGTATTTCCGGAGGACTTTTTACCATCAGCGGTTCTAGTTCGCAAGTAGGTACCCATAATTTTACAATTCACGCTACAGGCACTTGCGGTGATTCATCCAGCTTAAATGGTTTAATCACTATTAATCAAAACCTAACTCCTTCGGTCTCGATATCATCTTCGGAAACAGACAATGAGATTTGCGAAGGAACTACGGTAACTTTTACTGCTACACCAACCAATGGAGGTAACTCTCCATCTTATCAATGGAAAATAGACGACGCCAATGCCGGAACTAATAGTGCTACCTTTTCAACAAACAGCTTAACTAACGGTCAAAACGTTAGCGTTGAAATGACCTCAAGTGAAACTTGTGTTACCCAGGCTACCGTAACCAGCAACTCTATATCAACTACAGTAAACGACAATCTCACTCCAGAAGTTACAATCGAGGCAAGTGATTCGGATATCTGCGCCGGTAATAGTATAACTTTTACAGCCACACCAATCAATGGTGGATCCAGCCCTTCTTATCAATGGAAAGTTAATGGTTCAAATGCTGGCTCTAACAGTAGCACTTTCACTACTGATGCCCTCACCGATGGTCAGAGTATTAGCGTGATAATGACTTCAAATGAAACCTGCCTGGCAACTCCTACAGCAACCAGCAATGTAATCACCGTAAATGTAAATCCTAATTTAACTCCATCAGTTTCAATTAGTTCTGATGACAATAATAATATTATTTGTTCTGGAAGCTCTATTACTTTTACTGCTTCCGCTACAAATGGCGGCGCATCTCCATCTTATCAATGGCAGGTTAATGACTCTAACGTTGGTACAAATAGAAATACATTTACTACAAATAGTCTAACAACTGGCCAGAAGGTCAAGGTAATTATGACTTCAAACGCTGACTGTCTTGCAACACCTACAGCAGAAAGTAATGAAATTTCTATTCAGGTAGACTCGGATATTACAGGAATTACTCCTGCTTTCGACAATTCTGATCCTTCCTATAATCCAACTGCGGTATGTCCAGTTGTCTCAGGTTTAATATATAAGGTACAGCCAGTAACAGGTGCAACTTCTTATTCCTGGATTTTTCCCAGTGGCTGGAATATAACCTCCGGAGATGGAACAAATATGGTTACAGTCACTGCAACCTCAAATGCCCAGCCAGGTACTGTGAAAGTAACCGCACATAATGAATGTGGAGATTCATCCCAATTCGTTTCAGAATCAATATCAACCGGTACAGTGGTTTATGTTAATGCAGGACCTGACCAAACTGTGTGTAAAGGCACTACTTCCATCCAGTTAGCTGGGGAAATAGGTGGAGTAATTACCAAATCTAAAGATTGGTCGTGGAGCGCTAGTGTTTCTGGTGGAACTTTTTCTAATGGAGGAGGTAATCTTACTGGAACTTACACTTTACCCAGCTCTATTAGCAATAGTGGAGGTACAATAACCATCAAAATAACCTCTATAGATCCTGCCGGTTCCTGTGGTCCAAAAGAAGACCAAATGGTTATTACTGTTTTAAAGGATGCCACAATCTCAGACCCGTCAAATAAAAATCAGACAGTCTGTATTAATAATGCAATTGCAGCTATTAATTTCAATATTGCAAATGCCGGAACCGGTGCTTCTGTCACAGGATTACCAACTGGTGTTACAGGTTCATTTTCTTCTGGTGTATTTACCATTAGTGGCACACCTACACAGGCCGGGACTTTTAATTATAAAGTTAACACCACAGGGAGTTGCTCAAGTCAACAAACTTCTCAAACCGGTACTATTACGGTAAACCCGAATCAAACAATTAATGACCCTGCCAATAAAAATCAGGAAATTTGCATTAATACTGCCATTAGCGAAATTTCTTTTACCACAAATACCTCCGTAACCAATGTTAGTGTTGCAGGTTTGCCAGCAGGATTAAACGGAAATTTCAGTGCCGGAAACTTTAAAATTATCGGAACACCAACCGAAGCAGGAATCTTTAACTATACGGTTACAACCACAGGTAATTGTGTAAATACAACCCAAACAGGTACTATTACCGTCAATCCTGACCCCACCATTAATTCTCCTTCAAATAAGGATCAGGAAATTTGTATAAATACGGCACTTGGTGCTATTGCATTTACAATTACAAGTCCGGGTACAGGTGCTTCAGCAACAGGCTTACCTGCAGGGATAAGTGGAAACTTCAGTAACGGAATCTTTACTTTATCAGGAAAACCAACAGAATCGGGAACTTTCGACTATACTGTTACCACAGCAGGAAGTTGTGTTCAGGCAACTCAAACCGGACAGTTAATTATCAAACCTGATCCTACGGCTTCCATATCCTATACAGGAGAATTTTGCTCATCTCAAGCCGGTTCAGTAAATGTTGAATTAAACGGGACAGGAGAATATCAAGGAGGTAACTTTTATTCTTCTCCTGCAGGTTTAGTATTGAATGCAACAACCGGTGAAATTATACCCGGAAGCAGTGACCCCGGCACCTATACAGTTAACTACGACACTCCGGAAGGATGTGAAACTGCAACGGCTACTACTACGGTTGTTATTAATGCCTCTCCCTCAGTCGAAATTTCTTATGGATCGCCTTTCTGTAACTCAGACAATTCCTTAAAAGCCGTTTCATTTACCAATGGAGTAGGTAATTATGAGGGCGGCACTTTTTCATCAACTCCAGGCGGATTAGATCTCGATACAGATTCCGGTGAAATCAATCCAGCAAATAGTAGCCTGGGAACCTATACGGTTAAATACACTGTTTCTTCTGGCTCATGTGAAACATTTGTCACTACAACAGAAGTTCAAATCACGCAACTTCCTCAGGTTGAAATTAGTTATTCTCCAAATACTTTTTGCAATTCGGATAATAATGACTATTCGGTCATTTATTCTGGAACCAAGGGAGCTTATGAAGGAGGCACTTTTACCAGTACTGATGGATTGGCTATTGACGCTAATGGAAATATCAACCCATCAAACAGTTCTGTTGGTTCCCATACCATAACTTATACTGTAACGTCTTCAAATGGCTGCTCGGAGGTGATAGCTACAACCGAAATTGAGATTTTTGAACAAGTAAAAATCACTACTCAACCAGAAAATTATGGAATATGCTCCAGTGAACCAGCCGATTTTGAAGTAATTGCATCCGGAGATAATTTAAAATACCAGTGGTATAAAAATGATGGCTCAGGCAATTTCATTCAATTAAATGGTGAGACCAACCCTAAGTTACATTTCAACAATGCAACCTCAACTGATGCAGGCGAATATCACGTAGTAGTAAGTAGCAGTAATGGAATTTGCGGTGCGATTACATCTGATCCCGTTACCTTGAACGTTGATGAAAATATTATTATTACAAAACCTGTTGAAGATAAAACTATTTGTGAAGAAGATTTTGACACTTTGTCTTTTGAGTACGAAGCTCATGCTAACGGGGCTGCCCTCACTTTCACATGGATCAAAGATGGAAATCCTATTTCACAAACATCTGGCAAATACACAATGACAGAAACTGGTCCTACCGGAACGGATGGAGTATATTCCGGCACTTTGACCATTGAAAATATCACCACAGATGATTCTGGTGTCTATGCGGTTGCAATAGACGGTCCCGATTATTTCACCTGTCCTGAAGCTACTTCAAAAACATTTACTTTCAGGGTGAATGCAAGACCTTCCGCTCCCGCAACTACAGATTTAGAATATTGCTTAAATTCAAGTGCAGCCGCCTTAACTGCCACTGCCGAAGATGGAAACTCATTGCTGTGGTATAATAAGGATGCAGATGGCAATCTGGTATATTTAGGCACTGATATTACTCCTGAAACCGGTGAACCTGGTGTAACATCGTATTGGGTAACACAGAAGAATCCTAACAGCTGCGAAAGTGATCCAGCAGAATTAAAAGTTACTGTTTTAGACAAACCAGATCCAGTTTCCACTCAAACTATAACATATGATTTCTGTCATAATGAAGAAGTGGTTGATGCCTTGTCAATAACACCGGCTAATGGTGCTACAATAAATTGGTATGACGCAGCTACCGGTGGAAATTCTATAAGTGCACCCGTCCCACCTACAAATCAAGTAAAGTTGATTTCATATTGGATAAGCCAAACCTTTGAAAATGGATGTGAAAGCGATCGTACAAAAGTTGAAGTGAATATCAATGAGCTCCCAAATATCCAGATTTCCGTAGTTTCAGGTTCAGATTCTGAAATTTGTTTAGGAAATTCTACAAGCCTTCAGGCAACAGGAGCCACTTCCTATAGCTGGAAGCTTGACGGAATAGAAATTGGAACGACCTCTGAAATAACAGTGACTCCGAATGTCTCTGGAGAAATTGTTTACCAGGTTACAGGAACAAATGATAAAGGCTGCACTAACACTTCTGAATTTACAATTACCGTAGATCCAAAACCTGAGGGCGGAACACTTGAAGGACCTCCAAGTGTTTGCGAAAATAATACCGGCGGTTCAATTACGCTTTCTGGCCACGAAGGAACAATTGATCGTTGGGAATATATGGACAGTACTACCAGCGCCTGGACAGCCCTGCCAAATTCAGCGGGACTCACCACTTATGATTTTAGCAGTTTAAATCTTACCAAAGCCACTACTTTTAGGGCAGTGCTTACCAGAGGCGTTTGCGAGGAAGCCTATTCTGCCGAACATACGGTTGGAGTAGATCCTGTACCTGTTGGAGGAGAATTAAATTTTGCCAATGGAGAAAGGGTTTTCATGATCTGTGAAAATCCGGCGCCTGGATATGCTATTGATCTAAACCTCACTGGTTCTGAAGGTGATATTGTTGCCTGGGAATATCATGGCAGCTCAACCACTACCTGGAATACCATTCCTAATTTTACCGAACCCACCCTCACAGGATCAGATATTGAAACCTTAAATCTTTCAGAATCTACGGTTTTCAGAGTGGAAATAGAAAGTGGTGCCTGTACTCCCAATGCTTATTCCAAAACAGCAATTATTAGTATCATCCCATCAGATATAAAACCAAGTCCTGTTACTGTTAACCCGGAAAAAGTCTGTTTTGGAGAGCAGGTTACCCTAACTTCAGAAACCGGCTATGGCAATAGTTTTGGTGAATTCGATGGTGGAAATTTTGACAATTCTTCTATAGCTAATTTTGGTTGGAGAGTGAGACGAGATGGAAGCACTAAAGATCTGAATTTTGATAGCAGTGCAGATAATATTCGTCCAGATTTGTGGCTAAGAACGGTGCCTCATGACTTTATCACGGCAAATATAAGCACAAACAGCGCCGGTCTTACACGATGGGATTCCAGTGTTGATAATGACGGAAATAAAGGTTTTGCGATTATTTCTGGTAATAACCAGGCAACCCTTGAAACACCTGTATTTGGAATAACTGATATGGACCAGGCTATTCTTACTTTTGATCAGGCTTATAACCTTACCTCAGGCGCGTCTATCGCCGTTGAAATTTCTACTAATGGAGGTGGAAATTATACTTCTCTTTATACCAGAACGGGGCCTTTAAAAAGCGGCAATGAGGATAAGTTTGGGGATGGAACACCTGATACCCGCCCAGAAAATAAAATTGAGATTGATCTCGGAGATTATGTAGGTTATACTAATTTGAGAATTCGTTTCCATTTTAAAGGAGTAAGAGATGGTGATGTTTGGGCTTTGGATGAAATCACCATTCCAGATGGCCCTCAGGATGTTACCATGGAATGGAATGATTATACCGATCCCGACAATCCGGTATACATCGGAAACAGCAATACTGAAATGTACACTCCCACCCAAATAGGCTGGAACACTTTTGAAATTCGTACAAAAATAATTTTGGATTCTAATGGTAATACCTGTACTGATGTAGAAAATTTCGAGACTATATCAGTATATGTTTATGACAGTTATACTACCACTGCTGCGGCAGTAGTAGGAAGCTGTGGGGATGCCACCGTAAATTTAACCGGAACCTTAACGGGAGCTAATCAGGAAGGAAATCTTACCAGTTTCCCGGAAGATGATGCATCTACTCTGGCTTGGAATGTAATTTCAGGTCCCGCAGGATACACATTTTCTCCAGATAACTTCCAGAATTCTGACACATCTTTAGCTGCAGTGAATGATCCAAATGCGACCTTTTTACCTCCGATAGATGGTACTTATACCTTGCGTTGGGAAGTGACAAAAGATCCTGAAAGTCCCGACACCTGTCCCGTTACTTACACAGATGTTACTTTTGATTTTGTTGATTGCACTACTCTTGATTTTGACGGAGTGGATGATTATGTAGATCTTGGAACAAATTATACCGGCAGCAGCTATAGTATAGAGGCATGGATTCGTCCTGAAGCTTCTACAGGAACAATTATTGCCGGTCCCGGATTTGAAATAAAAATGAATGACCTTCCCTCCTCCATTCAAACAAATGGCAGGTGGTATCATATAGCATATACAAGTAGCGGTACACTTTATATTGACGGAATTTCTCAAAGTTCAAACTCAATTTCCGGAGTAGGAGAAACCAAAACCTTAATTGGTGCAAGATGGAATGCTTCAACAAAAGAGCCTGAAAATTATTACTCCGGCTGGATTGAGGAGGTACGAATTTGGAAAACAGATTTGACCCAGGATCAGATACGATTTATGATGAACCAACACCTGCAAAATGCTGCTAATATGGGAGTGGAAATTCCTATGCCTGTTCCGGGAGGATTGACTTATTCTGATCTTGCAGGGTATTACAGACTCATTTCTTCAAATCCCGATCCCCTTCCAGGAAGTCCGATTACTTTCGATGCAGCACTGATGCCACAAAATGGTCAAACTCCAGATTTAGCGACTAATTCCATTCCTGGAATTCTCCATAACATGGAAACTGATCAGCAAAACACGGCGCCGCTTCCTTATCTTTCTGCGAATGATGGAAAATGGACAGAAATAAATACCTGGCTAAGACCTGACGTCTGGGATATTCCTAATGCAAAAGGAATAGATAATAGCACTTTTATTGACTGGAATATTGTAAGAACTTTCAATAATATTTCATCAGATGCCAAGAATATAACCGTTTTAGGATTAAAAGAGGAGACTCCCGGTACGGTGTTAACCGTTGCAAATCCCGGCAGTGCGATGGATGAAACCAATAGTGGACAGTTCATTCGGGTTACTCATTATTTATTACTTAACGGTAATATGGATCTGGTAGGCGAATCCCAGTTGCTCCAGGATGAAGGAAGCATTCTTGATGAAAGTAGTGGAGGCTGGTTAGAAAGAGACCAACAGGGAAGAATGAGCAGTTTTAATTATAATTACTGGTCAAGTCCTGTTAGCGCACAGGGAGCCTCGAATAATGCAGATTATGCGGTAGGTGAGGTACTTTTAGACGGTACAAACTCAGCTAATCCAAAAGGAATAGATTTCAAGGATGGCTATTATGTGGCAGACGGACCTGTTACATCGCCTAATATAACCATCAGCAACGAATGGATCTGGAATTTTATTGGAGGAACAGCTGACACCTACGGTGATTGGACTTATTTAGGCTCAGACGGAAGCACTCCTACCGGCTCAGGATATTCCATGAAGGGAACCGATGGAACAGTTGAAATAGATACACCACAGAACTACGTCTTTAAAGGAAAACCTCATAATGGGGATATCACACTTTCAATAGGAAAAGGTCAAAATTACCTAATTGGTAATCCATATCCCTCAGCCATAGATGCTAAACAATTCATTAAAGATAATCTGGAAAATGTTGCAGGAGGACAAAGTGATTGGAATGCTTTTAACGGTGTAGTTTATTTTTGGGATCATTTTGCCAATAAAACACACATCCTTGAAGAGTATATTGGAGGGTACGCCACTTTCACCTTAGCAGGTGGAACCGAAGCCATTTCAGTTGATGAACGTATTAATGCAAATAATCAAACTGGAGGAAAGGAACCAATGCAGTACATACCGGTAGCTCAGGGCTTTTTTATCAACAGCACCCAGGATGATGCAATGACCGATGCAGGGATTACTATAGACGGTGGAAGCTTTACTTTTAAAAACAGTCAGAGAATTTATGCTACAGAAAAAGGTGATCCCTCTGTTTTTCTATCACCAGAAAAAAGCTCAAAATCAAAGTCTAATGTTGAAACGGATTCAAGACCTAAAATCAGATTAAAATATAATTCCCCCTCCGGTTATCACCGTCAGATTCTTGTAACTGAAGATCCACTTACTTCCAATAATTTTGATCTAGGCTATGATGCGCCTTTAATTGAGGACAATTTAGAAGATATGTACTGGTTGATTAAAGATTATCCATATGTGATCCAGGCCGTGGGCAATTTTGATCAGGAACAGGTTCTCCCTCTCGCTATTAAATTAAAAGAAAAAGGAGAGTTTTCAATCCAGATCGATAGCACCGAAAACTGGCCGGTTAAAAAACCTGTTTATCTTAAAGATAAAACTCTGGATACTATTCATAATATAAGAAAGCAGGCCTACGTAGGTACAGCTGAAGGCGGTGAAATAAAAGATCGCTTTGAAATTGTTTTCTTTAAACCGGAACTTGATAATCCCGAGGATTTACCTGTCGTAGACGGACTTTTTGATATAAGCTACAGCACCTTCAAAAACCAGGTTAAGATCAACAATCCTGATCTACTGGAAATCTCCAGGGTAATGATCTTCGATATGGCTGGAAAAATTATACAACAATTCGAAGATATACCAACAGAAATGGAAACCGTGCGGGAAATGCGTCCGGTACGTTCTGGAGTTTATATTGTAAAAGTATTTTCTGAAAATGCTATTACCAACAAGAAAATAATAGTTAAATAA